The proteins below are encoded in one region of Erinaceus europaeus chromosome 15, mEriEur2.1, whole genome shotgun sequence:
- the UPK3B gene encoding uroplakin-3b isoform X1 codes for MGLPQQPLGSWLLLLTVLAWPWLGLGLELVAYTPQITAWDLEGKVTATTFSLEQPRCVLDGHARANDTIWLVVAFSNASTGFRNPQSLADIPASPRLLTHGHYMTLPLALAQLPCEDPVERNGGVPVLRVGNDPGCLADLWQLRHYCNAPLPGPGPYRVKFLLMDAKGTPQAETRWSDPITLHRGQTPSSVDTWPGWRSGDMIVITSILPVLAGLLLLAFLLSASTRFSNLWWPEEAPGQLRIGSFMGRRYLTHHIPPSEAATLPVGCEPSLDPLPSLNP; via the exons ATGGGACTCCCCCAGCAGCCACTAGGCTCGTGGCTACTGCTCCTGACAGTGCTGGCTTGGCCCTGGCTCGGCCTTGGCCTGG agTTGGTGGCCTACACACCGCAGATCACAGCATGGGACCTAGAAGGCAAGGTCACAGCCACTACATTCTCCCTAGAGCAGCCACGCTGCGTCCTGGACGGCCATGCCCGGGCCAACGACACCATCTGGCTGGTGGTGGCCTTCAGCAATG CATCCACCGGCTTCCGGAACCCACAGAGCCTGGCTGACATCCCGGCCTCTCCACGGCTGCTGACCCATGGCCACTACATGACACTGCCCCTGGCCCTGGCCCAGCTGCCCTGCGAAGACCCTGTGGAGAGGAACGGGGGCGTCCCTGTGCTCCGCGTGGGCAATGACCCTGGCTGTCTGGCTGATCTCTGGCAGCTGCGTCATTACTGCAATGCCCCCCTCCCAGGACCTGGGCCCTACAG GGTGAAGTTCCTTCTGATGGATGCCAAGGGCACCCCGCAGGCTGAGACCAGGTGGTCTGACCCCATCACTCTCCACCGTG gacagACCCCCAGCTCCGTGGACACCTGGCCGGGGTGGCGCAGTGGGGACATGATTGTCATCACCTCCATCCTGCCTGTGCTCGCCGGCCTCCTGCTGCTGGCCTTCCTGCTGTCTGCCTCCACACGCTT CTCCAACCTGTGGTGGCCTGAGGAGGCCCCGGGGCAGCTACGCATTGGTTCCTTCATGGGGAGACGCTACCTGACACACCACATCCCGCCCAGCGAGGCCGCCACCCTGCCTGTGGGCTGCGAGCCCAGCCTGgacccactgcccagcctcaacCCCTAG
- the UPK3B gene encoding uroplakin-3b isoform X2, whose translation MGLPQQPLGSWLLLLTVLAWPWLGLGLELVAYTPQITAWDLEGKVTATTFSLEQPRCVLDGHARANDTIWLVVAFSNASTGFRNPQSLADIPASPRLLTHGHYMTLPLALAQLPCEDPVERNGGVPVLRVGNDPGCLADLWQLRHYCNAPLPGPGPYRVKFLLMDAKGTPQAETRWSDPITLHRDPQLRGHLAGVAQWGHDCHHLHPACARRPPAAGLPAVCLHTLLQPVVA comes from the exons ATGGGACTCCCCCAGCAGCCACTAGGCTCGTGGCTACTGCTCCTGACAGTGCTGGCTTGGCCCTGGCTCGGCCTTGGCCTGG agTTGGTGGCCTACACACCGCAGATCACAGCATGGGACCTAGAAGGCAAGGTCACAGCCACTACATTCTCCCTAGAGCAGCCACGCTGCGTCCTGGACGGCCATGCCCGGGCCAACGACACCATCTGGCTGGTGGTGGCCTTCAGCAATG CATCCACCGGCTTCCGGAACCCACAGAGCCTGGCTGACATCCCGGCCTCTCCACGGCTGCTGACCCATGGCCACTACATGACACTGCCCCTGGCCCTGGCCCAGCTGCCCTGCGAAGACCCTGTGGAGAGGAACGGGGGCGTCCCTGTGCTCCGCGTGGGCAATGACCCTGGCTGTCTGGCTGATCTCTGGCAGCTGCGTCATTACTGCAATGCCCCCCTCCCAGGACCTGGGCCCTACAG GGTGAAGTTCCTTCTGATGGATGCCAAGGGCACCCCGCAGGCTGAGACCAGGTGGTCTGACCCCATCACTCTCCACCGTG ACCCCCAGCTCCGTGGACACCTGGCCGGGGTGGCGCAGTGGGGACATGATTGTCATCACCTCCATCCTGCCTGTGCTCGCCGGCCTCCTGCTGCTGGCCTTCCTGCTGTCTGCCTCCACACGCTT CTCCAACCTGTGGTGGCCTGA
- the DTX2 gene encoding probable E3 ubiquitin-protein ligase DTX2 isoform X2, with protein sequence MAMAPRPSLPQVYSSPVAVAVWEWQDGLGTWHPYSAAVCSYIEQQFAQQKGQRFGLGSLAHSIPLGQADPSLAPYIIDLPNWTQFRQDTGTMRAVRRHLFPQHSAPGQGIVWEWLSDDGSWTAYEASICEYLEQQAARGSQLVDLGPLGYNYTVNYATHTQTNKTSSFCRSVRRQAGPPYPVTSVIFPPGQACSCHQCLSNSGTGPVMGRYRHSMTSLPAYPAPQAPHRTTIVFGAHQAFAPYSKPSLSGARSAPRLNTTNPWAGSPATLGAQPLYRSSLSHLGPQQLPPGPPTASAASASFPSGPLSSSGNVPTTVPVQMSKPSRVQQALAGGMPKPEPEQVIRKYTEELQTAPDEDCIICMEKLCVASGYSDVTDSKAIGPVAVGRLTKCSHAFHLLCLLAMYSNGNKDGSLQCPSCKTIYGEKTGTQPRGKMEVFQFQVSLPGHEDCGTILIVYNIPQGIQGPEHPNPGKPFTARGFPRQCYLPDNAQGRKVLELLKVAWKRRLIFTVGTSSTTGETDTVVWNEIHHKTEMDRNLTGHGYPDPNYLHNVLAELAAQGVTEDCLERQ encoded by the exons ATGGCCATGGCCCCAAGACCTTCCCTGCCTCAGGTGTACTCCAGCCCCGTGGCCGTGGCCGTGTGGGAATGGCAGGACGGGCTGGGCACCTGGCACCCCTACAGCGCTGCCGTCTGTAGCTACATCGAGCAGCAGTTTGCCCAGCAGAAGGGCCAGCGGTTCGGTCTGGGGAGCCTGGCCCACAGCATCCCCCTGGGCCAGGCTGACCCCTCGCTGGCCCCCTACATCATCGACCTCCCCAACTGGACCCAGTTCCGCCAGGACACAG GCACCATGCGGGCTGTGCGCAGGCACCTGTTTCCCCAGCACTCGGCACCGGGCCAGGGCATCGTCTGGGAGTGGCTGAGCGACGACGGCTCCTGGACGGCCTACGAAGCCAGCATCTGCGAGTACCTGGAGCAACAGGCGGCCCGCGGCAGCCAGCTGGTAGACCTGGGCCCCCTGGGCTACAACTACACCGTTAACTACGCCACCCACACGCAAACCAACAAGACTTCCAGCTTCTGCCGCAGCGTGCGGCGCCAGGCGGGTCCCCCGTACCCTGTGACCAGCGTCATCTTCCCGCCGGGCCAAGCCTGCTCCTGCCACCAGTGCCTCAGCAACAGCGGGACGGGGCCCGTGATGGGCCGCTACCGCCACTCCATGACCAGCCTCCCCGCCTACCCCGCCCCCCAGGCCCCGCACAGGACCACCATTGTCTTTGGGGCACACCAGGCCTTCGCTCCCTACAGTAAGCCCTCGCTCTCCGGGGCACGGTCAGCACCCCGGCTGAACACCACCAACCCCTGGGCTGGGTCGCCGGCTACCCTAGGGGCCCAGCCCCTCTACCGATCCAGCCTCTCCCACCTGGGACCACAGCAGCTGCCCCCAGGACCGCCCACTGCCAGTGCGGCCAG tgCCTCCTTCCCAAGCGGTCCCTTGAGCAGCTCTGGGAACGTGCCCACCACCGTGCCCGTGCAGATGTCCAAGCCCAGCCGGGTCCAGCAAGCCCTCGCAG GAGGGATGCCAAAGCCAGAGCCAGAGCAGGTGATAAGAAAGTACACGGAAGAGCTGCAGACGGCGCCGGATGAG GACTGCATCATCTGCATGGAGAAGCTTTGCGTGGCGTCCGGGTACAGTGACGTGACTGACAGCAAGGCCATCGGGCCGGTGGCCGTGGGTCGTCTCACCAAGTGCAGCCATGCCTTTCACCTGCTCTGCCTGCTGGCCATGTACTCCAACGGGAACAAG GACGGAAGCCTGCAGTGTCCTTCCTGTAAGACCATCTACGGCGAGAAGACGGGGACTCAGCCCCGGGGAAAGATGGAGGTGTTCCAGTTCCAGGTGTCCCTCCCTGGCCACGAGGACTGTGGGACGATTCTCATCGTCTACAATATCCCTCAAGGCATTCAG GGCCCAGAACACCCCAACCCCGGCAAGCCATTCACCGCCAGAGGGTTCCCCCGCCAGTGCTACCTTCCGGACAACGCCCAGGGCCGCAAG gtcctgGAGCTGCTGAAGGTGGCCTGGAAGAGGCGTCTTATCTTCACGGTGGGCACGTCCAGCACCACGGGCGAGACAGACACGGTGGTGTGGAACGAAATCCACCACAAGACGGAGATGGACCGCAACCTGACGGGCCATGGCTACCCCGACCCCAACTATCTGCACAACGTGCTGGCCGAGCTAGCCGCCCAGGGCGTGACGGAGGACTGCCTAGAGCGGCAGTGA
- the DTX2 gene encoding probable E3 ubiquitin-protein ligase DTX2 isoform X1, producing the protein MAMAPRPSLPQVYSSPVAVAVWEWQDGLGTWHPYSAAVCSYIEQQFAQQKGQRFGLGSLAHSIPLGQADPSLAPYIIDLPNWTQFRQDTGTMRAVRRHLFPQHSAPGQGIVWEWLSDDGSWTAYEASICEYLEQQAARGSQLVDLGPLGYNYTVNYATHTQTNKTSSFCRSVRRQAGPPYPVTSVIFPPGQACSCHQCLSNSGTGPVMGRYRHSMTSLPAYPAPQAPHRTTIVFGAHQAFAPYSKPSLSGARSAPRLNTTNPWAGSPATLGAQPLYRSSLSHLGPQQLPPGPPTASAASASFPSGPLSSSGNVPTTVPVQMSKPSRVQQALAGMTSILMSAIGLPVCLSRAPQPASPPASCLATKSHSSVKRLRKMSVKGGMPKPEPEQVIRKYTEELQTAPDEDCIICMEKLCVASGYSDVTDSKAIGPVAVGRLTKCSHAFHLLCLLAMYSNGNKDGSLQCPSCKTIYGEKTGTQPRGKMEVFQFQVSLPGHEDCGTILIVYNIPQGIQGPEHPNPGKPFTARGFPRQCYLPDNAQGRKVLELLKVAWKRRLIFTVGTSSTTGETDTVVWNEIHHKTEMDRNLTGHGYPDPNYLHNVLAELAAQGVTEDCLERQ; encoded by the exons ATGGCCATGGCCCCAAGACCTTCCCTGCCTCAGGTGTACTCCAGCCCCGTGGCCGTGGCCGTGTGGGAATGGCAGGACGGGCTGGGCACCTGGCACCCCTACAGCGCTGCCGTCTGTAGCTACATCGAGCAGCAGTTTGCCCAGCAGAAGGGCCAGCGGTTCGGTCTGGGGAGCCTGGCCCACAGCATCCCCCTGGGCCAGGCTGACCCCTCGCTGGCCCCCTACATCATCGACCTCCCCAACTGGACCCAGTTCCGCCAGGACACAG GCACCATGCGGGCTGTGCGCAGGCACCTGTTTCCCCAGCACTCGGCACCGGGCCAGGGCATCGTCTGGGAGTGGCTGAGCGACGACGGCTCCTGGACGGCCTACGAAGCCAGCATCTGCGAGTACCTGGAGCAACAGGCGGCCCGCGGCAGCCAGCTGGTAGACCTGGGCCCCCTGGGCTACAACTACACCGTTAACTACGCCACCCACACGCAAACCAACAAGACTTCCAGCTTCTGCCGCAGCGTGCGGCGCCAGGCGGGTCCCCCGTACCCTGTGACCAGCGTCATCTTCCCGCCGGGCCAAGCCTGCTCCTGCCACCAGTGCCTCAGCAACAGCGGGACGGGGCCCGTGATGGGCCGCTACCGCCACTCCATGACCAGCCTCCCCGCCTACCCCGCCCCCCAGGCCCCGCACAGGACCACCATTGTCTTTGGGGCACACCAGGCCTTCGCTCCCTACAGTAAGCCCTCGCTCTCCGGGGCACGGTCAGCACCCCGGCTGAACACCACCAACCCCTGGGCTGGGTCGCCGGCTACCCTAGGGGCCCAGCCCCTCTACCGATCCAGCCTCTCCCACCTGGGACCACAGCAGCTGCCCCCAGGACCGCCCACTGCCAGTGCGGCCAG tgCCTCCTTCCCAAGCGGTCCCTTGAGCAGCTCTGGGAACGTGCCCACCACCGTGCCCGTGCAGATGTCCAAGCCCAGCCGGGTCCAGCAAGCCCTCGCAG GCATGACGAGTATTCTGATGTCAGCCATTGGACTCCCTGTGTGTCTTAGCCGCGCACCCCAGCCCGCCAGCCCTCCCGCCTCCTGTCTGGCCACTAAAAGTCACAGCTCAGTTAAGAGATTGAGGAAAATGTCCGTGAAAG GAGGGATGCCAAAGCCAGAGCCAGAGCAGGTGATAAGAAAGTACACGGAAGAGCTGCAGACGGCGCCGGATGAG GACTGCATCATCTGCATGGAGAAGCTTTGCGTGGCGTCCGGGTACAGTGACGTGACTGACAGCAAGGCCATCGGGCCGGTGGCCGTGGGTCGTCTCACCAAGTGCAGCCATGCCTTTCACCTGCTCTGCCTGCTGGCCATGTACTCCAACGGGAACAAG GACGGAAGCCTGCAGTGTCCTTCCTGTAAGACCATCTACGGCGAGAAGACGGGGACTCAGCCCCGGGGAAAGATGGAGGTGTTCCAGTTCCAGGTGTCCCTCCCTGGCCACGAGGACTGTGGGACGATTCTCATCGTCTACAATATCCCTCAAGGCATTCAG GGCCCAGAACACCCCAACCCCGGCAAGCCATTCACCGCCAGAGGGTTCCCCCGCCAGTGCTACCTTCCGGACAACGCCCAGGGCCGCAAG gtcctgGAGCTGCTGAAGGTGGCCTGGAAGAGGCGTCTTATCTTCACGGTGGGCACGTCCAGCACCACGGGCGAGACAGACACGGTGGTGTGGAACGAAATCCACCACAAGACGGAGATGGACCGCAACCTGACGGGCCATGGCTACCCCGACCCCAACTATCTGCACAACGTGCTGGCCGAGCTAGCCGCCCAGGGCGTGACGGAGGACTGCCTAGAGCGGCAGTGA